From Bermanella sp. WJH001:
CATAAAAAAACCGGGGATTTAGCCCGGTTTTGCGAATTCTACACGGTTTTTAGCGAAAGAAGAAGTCGGGTGTCAGGGGTCGGACGTCGGGAGTACCATGCTGCAACGAAAAAGGCCCGCGAATGCGGGCCTAACTCCAGACGTCTGTCGTCAGACCTCCGACTTGTTACTTGCCCTTGGTGCTCTTCATATACTTGAAGAAGTCACTATCAGGCTTTAGCAGTAATACGTCTTCTTGGCCATTGAAGGTTTCTTCATAGGCTTTCAAAGAACGGGTAAACGCATAGAACTCAGGATCACGATTAAAGGCTTTTGCATAAACAGCCGACGCAATTGCATCACCTTCACCACGGGTCACTTCAGACTCTTTGTAGGCATTGGCCACCAAAACTGTCTTTTGACGATCCGCATCAGCACGAATACCTTCCGCCAACTCTTTACCTTGTGAACGCAATTCACGAGCTTCACGCTCACGCTCAGCAGACATACGACGGTAAACGTTGTTCATCAGGTCATCCGGTAGATCAATACCTTTAACGCGCGTATCTAAAATCTTAATACCAAACTGACTTTCAGACTGCTCGTTTAAGATTTTAGTTAAATGCAGCATTAATTCGTCACGCTCACCGGACACAACTTCTTGTACGGTACGGTTAGCGAACTCAGCACGAATACCATCGTTTACTAAGTTTGCAACCAGTGCAGCGGCTCTCCAGCGATCACCTGAAGTTGCTTTATAGAAGTCACGAACATTTTCGATTCTCCACTTAACAAAGCTATCAACGATTAAGAATTTTTTACCCGCTGTTAAGAAACGCTCAGGACGCGCATCCAAAGTTAAAATACGAGCATCGAATTTTTTAACGTTATCAATCATTGGGACTTTAATGTGAATCCCTGGTTGAATGTCGTCTTCAATGATCTCACCGAAACGCAACTTAATGGCACGTTCAGTTTCATTCACCATATAAACACTAGAGAAACCCACTAGCACAATAACAACAGCAATCACGCTGAGGAAAATAGACTTAGGACTCATTAGCGACCCTCCCTAACACGACCGGCTTGACGCTGACGCAACTCTTCAACTACTTGATCAGCAATGCCAGATATATCCGCGTTAGAGGCAGCACCTGACTCACGAGCACCTCGGCTTGATTCCATGATCTTATCTAACGGCAGATACATCATGTTATTGCCACCCTCAACATCCACAAGCACTTTGCTGGCATTACCATAAACTTTACTGATGCTATCAAGATACAAACGCTCACGTGTGACCGTTGGCGCTTTACGATATTCCGCATGCAGCTTCACAAAACGATCCGCTTCACCTTCTGCTTGAGCAATTACTTGCTCTTTATAAGCATTGGCTTCTTCAAGCATACGCTGCGCTTTACCACGGGCCTCAGGCACAATGGTATTGGCATAGGCTTCTGCTTCATTCACGTAACGTTCTTTATCTAACTTAGCGCTTTGCACATCATCAAATGCGGCTTTTACTTGTTGTGGCGCTGTTGCATCTTTGATGTTTACCTTATCAACCTCAATACCGGTTTGATAATTACGCATATAATTTTGCAGACGATCACGCACATTACCTGCAAGTAAGGTACGACCACTGGTTAGGATTGGGTCCATGTTAGTGCTACCCACTTCGTGACGAAGGGCAGATTCAGCCGCATGAATTAAAGATTGCTCAGGGTCTTCAACACGCAATGAGAAAGACACTGGATCAACCACTCGATATTGAACGTTCATGGCTACTTCAACCACGTTTTCGTCTTGAGTTAGCATTAACTCTTTTAACTCTGCGTTACGCACGTTGGTCACATTAACCGGAGTTACTATTTCAATGAACGGTATAACAAAACGTAAACCTGGCTCTAGTGTGCGGTCGTATTTACCAACACTCAACACAACACCACGTTGCTGTTCGTCAATTGTGTAAACGGATTTAAAACCCAGTACCACAATCACAAAAAGAAGGATCAAACCAAAAAAGCCACCAGCACCTGGGCCGCTGTTTTTTGATCCACCGGAACCGTTTGATTTTTTACCACCAAACATGCCGTTTAATTTATCCATTAACTGTTTTAGGGCTTCATCTAAATCAGGTGGCTGATTATTGCCACCACGATTATTATTTCCCCACGGGTCTTTGTCGTTATTACCGCCACCCGGCTCATTCCAAGCCATAAGAACTCCATTTGTTAGTTCGTATCAATGAAATCATAACTGTTTGTTTTTTTGGTTGCGACAAACAGTTTAATTATTTACTGCCAAAATTCTTTTTCTTGAGGAATATATCGCTCAGCAGGAATGCCCGCACGAGAAAGTATTTTAAGCATATCTTCTTTTTCTATACGCACATCTAGGACAAACTGACCATTTTCATCAACAGTTTCATTTAAAACTGCACCATGGTCATACAACAATGCACGCAATTGGCCGTCTTTAGGACTCAACTCTATACTTTGTTCGAACAAATTGCTGGTAAGAATTTCGCCAATCACCTGATTGATCAACTCTAAGCCATCACCTGTCTTAGCACTCACCCAAACACGCCATGGCATGCCGGACTCATCACGGTCGATACGCGCTCTTTGACCAGGCAATAAATCCGCCTTATTAAATACTTGAAGTGTTGGTCGATCTAATGAGTCAATCTCATCTAGAACAATCTCAACTTGCTCCATATTTAACGCACGATCATCATCCGCACAGTCAATCACATGCAGCAATAAATCGGCTTCGCGGGTTTCTTGCAACGTAGCTTTAAAGGCTTCGACCAACTTGTGAGGAAGGTGGCGAATAAAACCTACAGTATCGACCAAAACCACTTCACCCAAGCCTTGTACAGGCAAGCGGCGCAACGTTGGATCCAGCGTTGCAAACAACTGGTCAGCAGCATAAACCTCAGCATTTGTGAGGGCATTAAATAGTGTGGACTTGCCCGCATTGGTATAACCCACTAATGATACGGTGGGTATGTCTGAACGCTTACGTGCTCGGCGACTCTGGTCACGTTGGGTTTGTACTTTTTGTAGGCGCTTGTAAATCAGCTTTTCACGATCTTTTAATAAGCGGCGGTCACTCTCTAATTGAGTTTCACCAGTACCACGCATACCAATACCACCCTTCTGGCGGTCAAGGTGACTCCAACCATGTACAAGTCGAGTTGCTTGGTACTGCAATTGAGCCAATTCAACTTGCAACTTACCTTCATAGGTACGTGCACGCAGAGCAAAAATATCCAGAATCAGACCTGTACGGTCAATCACTCGGCATTCTAATGCGGCTTCTAGGTTACGTTGTTGGCTTGGGGAGAGAGCATGGTTAAACAGGACCAGTTCCGCTTCACAGAATTCCACTGCTTCACGTACTTCTTCAAGTTTACCCTTGCCAATATAGGTTTTAGGGTCGGGGGCTTTACGAGAGCCAGTAATAAGGGCTAACGCCGCACCACCAGCACTGCGTACTAATTCTTCAAATTCACGAGGATCTTCCCTTTCTTCACCTTCAGGAAAATCAATGTGGACCAGTACTGCACCTTCGCCACTTTCAGGACGATCAAAAAACAAGGCCTACCTCAATCTTTAACAATATCGCCCACTGTGGTGCACGATTGCAGGCACAAACAAGCGAAGTAATAGCAAAATAGCTCGCACAATAGACAGCATACGCCGCATATCGTTCGAGCTATTTTGGATAATTCGATTATTCTTCGTCTTTTTCTGTCGGCGCTAGGCGAACATTACGTGAAGGCACAACCGTCGAAATGGCATGTTTATAAACCATTTGGCTAACGGTGTTTTTCAACACGATGACGAACTGATCAAATGACTCAACCTGACCTTGCAGTTTGATGCCATTAACCAAGAAAATAGATACAGGAATACGTTCTTTACGAAGCGCATTCAGGTAAGGGTCTTGTAGGGAGTGCCCTTTTGACATTATTTTTATCTCCTAATGATTGAGCTAATCGCCCATGCCCTATGCAAATGTGCGCGGACTATGCCACAACTATGGCCTCGGATTCCACTATTTTCAAGGCAGAAGGCGCTAACTTTAACGCTTTCGTCATAAATCAATGGCATATTGCCAACCATTTATTCAGCCTCGGATTAACCACTTTCAAAACACAAAGGGTTAACTTTAGTATTTTTGTGTAAAACACCGGCAGCATAACAGACTATTAGGCGGGATTCGGCCAATTTAGTTCATTCATCACAAAACACTATGTTGCCTGCAATGATGGAATTTCGGACTTTAAAATAACTAATGCGGATTCCACCAACTTAGGGTCTTCACTTTCAAGCCAATGCAAGTTTTCCCAACTGCGCAGCCAAGTCACTTGGCGTTTGGCTAACTGGCGAGTGGCCACCACACCTTTAAAAATCATATCGTCATAACTTAACTGTCCATCCAAGTATTCCCATACCTGACGATAACCCACCGCGCGAATGGCGGGTAAATTTTCGTGTAAGTCATCACGCTGATAAAGTGCGCGTACTTCATCTACAAAACCATCTTTTAACATTTGCTCAAAACGTTGCTCTATTCGTTCATGCAAGGTTTTGCGCTCTTTCGGACAAATGGCAAATTGCACCACTTGATAAGGGATACTTTTTTGCTGCTGCTGCGCCCATAGCTCTGTCAGGGTTTTACCTGTTACACGATATACCTCTAATGCCCGCTGCACTCGCTGAGGATCATTAGGATTAAGTCTTGCAGCCGATTCAGGGTCAACTTGAGCTAATTGCTCGTGAATGGCAGGCCAACCTTTTTCTAAGGCTTCTTCTTCAATTTGTTTGCGAACGGTTTCATCAGCTTCTGGTAAATCTGCTGCCCCTTCTAACAAAAATTTAAAGTAGAGCATGGTGCCACCCACTAAAACCGGAATATTCCCTCTTGCGGTCACATCTGCCATGACACGTAAAACATCTTCCCGAAAATCTGCCGCACTGTAAGGCTCAGATGGATCACGAATATCAATAAGATGATGAGGGTATTGAGCCAATTCTTGGGCGGTGGGTTTTGCTGTGCCGATGTTCATGTCTTTATAAACAAGCGCACTATCAACACTAATTAATTCACATGGCAGTTCATCATACAATGCGCACGCCAAAGCCGTCTTGCCAGAGGCCGTGGGCCCCATAATAAAAATAGCGGGTGGTAATGGAGTCTGTGACATTATTGACCACGCATAAATAGTTTATCGAGTTCTTTCATGGATAGTTGTGTCCACGTTGGTCGGCCATGGTTGCACTGGCCACTGCGCTCGGTGATTTCCATGTCACGTAATAAACCATTCATTTCGGCAATGGTTAATTGGCGATTGGCTCGCACCGAGCCATGACACGCCATGCTTGATAACACTTCATTACGGAACTCTGTCATATGACGGGAGCCACCATGCTGGCGATAATCTTCAAGCACTTTTACCACTAATGCCTCACTGTTAGCACTGCGTAATAACACCGGCATTTGACGAATCACCAAGCTTTCCGGCCCTAAGCGTTCTAACTGAAAACCAAGTTTTGATAACTCCTGCTCTTGCTGCTCGGCGATATCTGCTTGCTCTTGGCTGACATGAATGGTTTCTGGCACTAACAAAGGTTGTGACGCGATACCTTGTTCATCATAGGCGACTTTTAAACGCTCATAAGTAATGCGTTCATGGGCCGCGTGCATGTCCACCACAATTAAGCCATGTTCGCTTTGCGACAAAATAAACACACCGTGTAATTGAGCAATGGCATAACCCAAAGGTGGAATGACTTTATCCCCAGCGCCATTTACATCCATAGTTGGCATAACTGAATTATTTGGCAATGGCTGAGAAAACGGCGAGCCTATTTGTGAGCCTTCATTAACAGGGCCACCTTGATGCAATTGACCATAGCGATTCATTTGTTCTTGTACTTGGCCTGGTTGAATACCTTGAGCGGCATAATTATTTTGCCAAGGATTTCCCGCAACCTGAGCTTGTTGAAGCTGTATATTATTTTGTCCGGCAAATTCGCCAGCGGCGATACCGCTAACTTGCGGCTGGCTATGTAATTGCGCATCTGGCTCTGGGGCCTCAGGGCGAACTTCACCTAAGGCTTTATGTAATGAACGGAATAAAAAATCATGCACTAAACGTCCATCACGAAAACGGACTTCATGTTTGGTTGGGTGCACGTTCACATCCACCAGCGCTGCATCTAATTCAAGGTACAAAACAAAGGCGCTATGACGTCCGTGATACAACACATCTTGATACGCTTGACGGATGGCATGTGCCACCAATTTATCACGTACGATTCGGCCATTTACAAAAAAGTATTGCATGTCGGCTTGGCTGCGACTAAACGTCGGCAAACCCACCCAGCCCCATAATCTTAAACCTGCCCCTTCCATTTCGATGCTCACCGCTTCTTTCATGAACTGAGCACTTAACAAGCTGGCCACGCGTTTTTCTTTATCAAATTCTGATGTACACGGGCGTAAGCTGTGAATCACTTTTTGATTATGACGTAATTGAAACGACACATCGTAACGGCTTAGGGCCATGCGCTTAACCACTTCTTCTAAATGGTTAAATTCGGTTTTTTCGGTACGCAGAAATTTACGACGGGCAGGTGTATTAAAAAATAAGTCGCGCATTTCGATGGTGGTGCCCACTGGGTGTGCACAGGGTTTCACCTCGGTGGCCATGTCGCGGCCTTCTGCCTGGACTTGCCAAGCTTCTTCGCTTTCTTGTTCATGAGAGCTTAAAACCAAGCGCGAAACCGATGCAATAGAAGCTAAAGCCTCACCACGAAAACCCAAACTTTGTACCGATTCTAAATCATCAAGATCTTTGATTTTACTGGTGGCATGGCGGCTCAACGAAAGAGGAAGATCATCTTTTTCAATGCCAAAACCATTATCGCGAATACGGATTAATTTCACTCCGCCTTGTTCAACGTCTACTTCGATACGAGTAGCGCCGGCATCTAAGCTATTTTCAACTAACTCCTTCACCACGTTAGCTGGGCGCTCGACTACTTCACCAGCGGCAATTTGGTTAGCAAGACGAGGACTTAAAACTTCTATACGTTTCATGGTGTTCTTTTCGAATTAGATGATTTTCCAGCGCCTAGGTGGCTGGTACTTTGATCACTTGGCCAACGCGTATGATACTGGTTTTTAAACCATTTAGCTCTTTGAGCGTGGACATTGATGTGGCATGGCGCTGGGCAATGACAGATAAGGTGTCGCCTGGGGCAATCACATATTCTTTTAAGCGGTCACTTTTATCACGGATACTGGCTAAGTAAGTACCAGGCGGTGGCGACTGCATGAAGTAACGTTTTATGCCTTGGTGAATAGACGATGCCATGCGGCTTTGATAAGACGAGGTTTTGAGTTTTTTAGCTTCACCAGGGTTAGATAAAAAACCAGTTTCGATTAGTAAAGAAGGGATATCTGGCGACTTCAATACCGCAAAACCAGCCTGCTCAACTTTATGTTTGTGCAGCTTAGACACGCCGCCCATACTGTTAAGTACCATCTGGCCCAAATCGAGGCTTACACTTAAGCTGGCCGTCATGGATAAATCCAATAACACGCCCGCTAATAAATCTTCTTTATCATCAAGGCTCACGCCACCCACTCCACCGATCAAGTCCGATGAGTTTTCTTTGTCAGCCAGCCAACGAGCGGCTTCACTGGTGGCCCCTCGTTGTGATAAAGCAAAGACTGAACTACCACTAGCACGATGACTGCTAAAGGCATCCGCATGGATGGATATAAACAAATCCGCATTGGATGCTCGGGCTTTTCTAGTACGCTCACGCAGGCCTATATAATAATCACCTGTGCGCACCAAAACCGGTTTAAAGCCTCGCTCTTGCTCGAGCAATGCCGCCAGCTTTTTCGCAATCCCCAGCACCACTTTTTTCTCATAAATACCACCATGACCAATGGCACCTGGGTCTTCGCCACCGTGGCCTGCATCAATGGCGACAATAATGTCACGGCTGGTCGCTTGGGTTTGTTTTACATCAAGTACAGGCTTCGACAATGTAAGAGGGCGTGTATTTTGTGTGCGCGGTAACAAGTCCACCACTAAACGGTGACTGTATTGATTGTTGGGTGGTAATGGAAAGCTTTTCGCATCAATGGCTTCACGTAAATCCAGTACGATGCGCAGGTCTTTTTTATCACGCATGCCCCAGCGTACTTTTTTGATAGGGCCTACACTGACATCCAGGTCTTTGAGTGAATCCAACATCTTGCTGTTTTCAATATCAATGACTAGCCGATTAGGGGAGCTTAACGGAAAGATTTTATGCTCAGCTTCACGATTTAAATCAAACACTAAGCGTGAGCTATCTGGGGCGTGCCAAAGCCTAACCCCTTGCACATCGGCAAGGGAGACGCTGGATAATGTCATCAATAAAACGGCTAATACGGTACGCACGTTACTTCTTTTTATTTTAGTGAAAACCTATGCCCAAGCTTTTAGCTGGGCGCGTCCTTTTTCAGAGTGGCTGGTAAAACTTAATTGGCGGCCTTGTTGCCATGGCTCAATCACAATGTCGATATCGGCTTCGGGCAAAATACCCGCGCCTTTTTCAGGCCACTCAATTAAACACAAGGTATCATCGGCAAAATAGTCCCTAACCCCCATAAATTCGAGCTCTTCTGGGTCCGCCAGGCGATACAAATCAAAATGGTAAACACGCAGAGTACCAAGCTCATAAGGTTCTACCAAGGTGTATGTGGGGCTTTTTACATTTCCAGTATGACCTAACCCTTGAATCAAACCGCGGCTCAAGGTGGTTTTCCCCATGCCTAAATCACCATGTAAATGAATCACCAAGCCCGCCTGCAATGTGGCCGCATTTGCGTGTGTCCAAGCTAACATGGCCTGCTCATCGGTAAATTGTTGTGTAATCTGATCCATCTATGTCTCTGCTTATTTCTGACAGCCAGCAACCCCATGCTGGACTGTCAATTTAATAACTTGCGTAACTCAACTAGCAAATCACTGGCCAGTAAACTACTTTGACCGTGCTTTGCACCCTCATCAGCTGCAGCGCTATGCAAGCAAACCGCCCCGCTGATCACCTGATGAAGATGTTTTGGTAAAGCCTGTAGATGCTGCGCCATAAAACTTGCACTAATACCGGTTAATACATCACCCATGCCTGCACTGGCCATACCTGGGTTACCATCGGTACAAATTTTAATGCCAGCAGAATCACCCATTAAAGAGCCGGCACCTTTTAATACCACATAACTATTAAAACGTTCACTCAATGAGCGTAATGCCGTAAAACGATCCTGCATGACACTCGACACATCTACACCCAGCATTCTGGCCGCTTCACCTGGGTGAGGGGTCATAACGCTGATGCGCTGAGCCAAATTATGTTGGATCTTACCAGTGGCCATTAAATTCAAAGCATCGGCATCTAATACCACAGGTAGTGTGCTTTGCATCACTTGTTGCAGCATTTGCTGCCCCCAACTGCTTTGGCCTAAACCTGGGCCAATGGCAATCACATCAGCTTTGGCGAGCAATGGAATCAACTGCTGCCCAGATTCAACCCCATGGG
This genomic window contains:
- the hflC gene encoding protease modulator HflC; the encoded protein is MSPKSIFLSVIAVVIVLVGFSSVYMVNETERAIKLRFGEIIEDDIQPGIHIKVPMIDNVKKFDARILTLDARPERFLTAGKKFLIVDSFVKWRIENVRDFYKATSGDRWRAAALVANLVNDGIRAEFANRTVQEVVSGERDELMLHLTKILNEQSESQFGIKILDTRVKGIDLPDDLMNNVYRRMSAEREREARELRSQGKELAEGIRADADRQKTVLVANAYKESEVTRGEGDAIASAVYAKAFNRDPEFYAFTRSLKAYEETFNGQEDVLLLKPDSDFFKYMKSTKGK
- the hflK gene encoding FtsH protease activity modulator HflK translates to MAWNEPGGGNNDKDPWGNNNRGGNNQPPDLDEALKQLMDKLNGMFGGKKSNGSGGSKNSGPGAGGFFGLILLFVIVVLGFKSVYTIDEQQRGVVLSVGKYDRTLEPGLRFVIPFIEIVTPVNVTNVRNAELKELMLTQDENVVEVAMNVQYRVVDPVSFSLRVEDPEQSLIHAAESALRHEVGSTNMDPILTSGRTLLAGNVRDRLQNYMRNYQTGIEVDKVNIKDATAPQQVKAAFDDVQSAKLDKERYVNEAEAYANTIVPEARGKAQRMLEEANAYKEQVIAQAEGEADRFVKLHAEYRKAPTVTRERLYLDSISKVYGNASKVLVDVEGGNNMMYLPLDKIMESSRGARESGAASNADISGIADQVVEELRQRQAGRVREGR
- the hflX gene encoding ribosome rescue GTPase HflX: MFFDRPESGEGAVLVHIDFPEGEEREDPREFEELVRSAGGAALALITGSRKAPDPKTYIGKGKLEEVREAVEFCEAELVLFNHALSPSQQRNLEAALECRVIDRTGLILDIFALRARTYEGKLQVELAQLQYQATRLVHGWSHLDRQKGGIGMRGTGETQLESDRRLLKDREKLIYKRLQKVQTQRDQSRRARKRSDIPTVSLVGYTNAGKSTLFNALTNAEVYAADQLFATLDPTLRRLPVQGLGEVVLVDTVGFIRHLPHKLVEAFKATLQETREADLLLHVIDCADDDRALNMEQVEIVLDEIDSLDRPTLQVFNKADLLPGQRARIDRDESGMPWRVWVSAKTGDGLELINQVIGEILTSNLFEQSIELSPKDGQLRALLYDHGAVLNETVDENGQFVLDVRIEKEDMLKILSRAGIPAERYIPQEKEFWQ
- the hfq gene encoding RNA chaperone Hfq, yielding MSKGHSLQDPYLNALRKERIPVSIFLVNGIKLQGQVESFDQFVIVLKNTVSQMVYKHAISTVVPSRNVRLAPTEKDEE
- the miaA gene encoding tRNA (adenosine(37)-N6)-dimethylallyltransferase MiaA, which produces MSQTPLPPAIFIMGPTASGKTALACALYDELPCELISVDSALVYKDMNIGTAKPTAQELAQYPHHLIDIRDPSEPYSAADFREDVLRVMADVTARGNIPVLVGGTMLYFKFLLEGAADLPEADETVRKQIEEEALEKGWPAIHEQLAQVDPESAARLNPNDPQRVQRALEVYRVTGKTLTELWAQQQQKSIPYQVVQFAICPKERKTLHERIEQRFEQMLKDGFVDEVRALYQRDDLHENLPAIRAVGYRQVWEYLDGQLSYDDMIFKGVVATRQLAKRQVTWLRSWENLHWLESEDPKLVESALVILKSEIPSLQAT
- the mutL gene encoding DNA mismatch repair endonuclease MutL, with product MKRIEVLSPRLANQIAAGEVVERPANVVKELVENSLDAGATRIEVDVEQGGVKLIRIRDNGFGIEKDDLPLSLSRHATSKIKDLDDLESVQSLGFRGEALASIASVSRLVLSSHEQESEEAWQVQAEGRDMATEVKPCAHPVGTTIEMRDLFFNTPARRKFLRTEKTEFNHLEEVVKRMALSRYDVSFQLRHNQKVIHSLRPCTSEFDKEKRVASLLSAQFMKEAVSIEMEGAGLRLWGWVGLPTFSRSQADMQYFFVNGRIVRDKLVAHAIRQAYQDVLYHGRHSAFVLYLELDAALVDVNVHPTKHEVRFRDGRLVHDFLFRSLHKALGEVRPEAPEPDAQLHSQPQVSGIAAGEFAGQNNIQLQQAQVAGNPWQNNYAAQGIQPGQVQEQMNRYGQLHQGGPVNEGSQIGSPFSQPLPNNSVMPTMDVNGAGDKVIPPLGYAIAQLHGVFILSQSEHGLIVVDMHAAHERITYERLKVAYDEQGIASQPLLVPETIHVSQEQADIAEQQEQELSKLGFQLERLGPESLVIRQMPVLLRSANSEALVVKVLEDYRQHGGSRHMTEFRNEVLSSMACHGSVRANRQLTIAEMNGLLRDMEITERSGQCNHGRPTWTQLSMKELDKLFMRGQ
- a CDS encoding N-acetylmuramoyl-L-alanine amidase, whose protein sequence is MRTVLAVLLMTLSSVSLADVQGVRLWHAPDSSRLVFDLNREAEHKIFPLSSPNRLVIDIENSKMLDSLKDLDVSVGPIKKVRWGMRDKKDLRIVLDLREAIDAKSFPLPPNNQYSHRLVVDLLPRTQNTRPLTLSKPVLDVKQTQATSRDIIVAIDAGHGGEDPGAIGHGGIYEKKVVLGIAKKLAALLEQERGFKPVLVRTGDYYIGLRERTRKARASNADLFISIHADAFSSHRASGSSVFALSQRGATSEAARWLADKENSSDLIGGVGGVSLDDKEDLLAGVLLDLSMTASLSVSLDLGQMVLNSMGGVSKLHKHKVEQAGFAVLKSPDIPSLLIETGFLSNPGEAKKLKTSSYQSRMASSIHQGIKRYFMQSPPPGTYLASIRDKSDRLKEYVIAPGDTLSVIAQRHATSMSTLKELNGLKTSIIRVGQVIKVPAT
- the tsaE gene encoding tRNA (adenosine(37)-N6)-threonylcarbamoyltransferase complex ATPase subunit type 1 TsaE, giving the protein MDQITQQFTDEQAMLAWTHANAATLQAGLVIHLHGDLGMGKTTLSRGLIQGLGHTGNVKSPTYTLVEPYELGTLRVYHFDLYRLADPEELEFMGVRDYFADDTLCLIEWPEKGAGILPEADIDIVIEPWQQGRQLSFTSHSEKGRAQLKAWA